A genomic window from Longimicrobium sp. includes:
- a CDS encoding bis(5'-nucleosyl)-tetraphosphatase yields the protein MRRISQTAAGVVLFRNGGSERRYLLMRSALTRRPIWEFPKGGVESGETEEQAAVRELWEEAGIGETQISLFRGFREEERYVFTQGKGDARTLIVKKVVYFLAETQEERVVISREAEDYRWATYDEALRLIRFPGKRYVLELAEARLKEG from the coding sequence ATGAGAAGAATTTCGCAGACGGCGGCGGGCGTCGTGCTCTTCCGGAACGGGGGAAGCGAGCGGCGCTACCTGCTGATGCGTTCGGCGCTCACCAGGCGTCCCATATGGGAGTTTCCCAAGGGCGGAGTGGAGTCCGGGGAAACGGAAGAACAGGCCGCGGTTCGCGAGCTGTGGGAAGAGGCGGGCATCGGGGAAACCCAGATCTCGCTGTTCCGCGGCTTTCGCGAGGAAGAGCGGTACGTCTTTACGCAGGGAAAGGGCGATGCGCGAACGCTGATCGTGAAGAAGGTGGTGTACTTCCTGGCGGAAACCCAGGAAGAACGCGTGGTCATTTCGCGCGAAGCCGAGGACTACCGCTGGGCCACGTACGACGAGGCCCTGCGGCTGATCCGCTTTCCCGGAAAGCGCTACGTGCTGGAACTGGCGGAAGCGCGGCTGAAGGAGGGGTAG